In a genomic window of Rhizobium acidisoli:
- a CDS encoding DUF982 domain-containing protein, translating to MTPTAQFNRAICVQRGYLIEDVKTLDDVLEYLESWPQERRGLAYETLYKACREAAAGRFPVSAVAENFRRFLKKADMLAETHPIRAFTN from the coding sequence ATGACACCAACTGCTCAATTTAATCGCGCCATCTGCGTTCAACGCGGTTATCTCATTGAAGACGTCAAAACCCTAGACGACGTACTAGAATACCTGGAAAGCTGGCCGCAAGAGCGGCGGGGACTGGCGTACGAGACCTTGTACAAAGCGTGTCGCGAAGCTGCCGCTGGAAGATTTCCGGTGAGCGCCGTTGCGGAGAATTTTCGTCGCTTCCTGAAAAAGGCCGATATGCTGGCCGAAACTCACCCAATTCGTGCGTTCACCAATTAG
- a CDS encoding PAS domain S-box protein, whose product MTGPRKQVLDHGQLVKRQKVLADFGEFALRSDDLDAVLREACRLVSDAVETRRAKVLEIQEGGQKLRVRAAVGWEPDIVGLELHMEDHSSETYSIRTGEPVITQDITKEERFKTPDFMRAAGVAALANVPIFLPGNRTFGLLQVDDVEPRDFCEEDTQFLRTYATILGPVIDRLHKMQALQSTTERFALVVENARDYAIFVADPQDRIVDWHKGAEKVFGWTAKEAAGMSCSELFTPEDRAKGEDRKEIETARREGSAPDVRWHVRKDGSQVFVDGSTVCLRNPDGSVRGFLKIGQDVTEKHRTEQRLSESEALQRSLIAGVPQLVWRARSVGLRIWSSPQWERFTGQHNQDSLGMGWLAAVHPDDRDLVTAAWEDAEAKGGLDCEYRIRRASDGEYIWHHSRSLPGSGLGFEWLGTCTDVQQLKELQTSQEVMLAELQHRTRNIVAVIRSLSLKTIESSLTLEDFAEAFSHRLAAVARVQSLLSHLGEYERLTLDDRLEAELAAHVSDREKITLDGPPGIRLRSRAIQTFALALHELATNAVKYGALASEQGRLTIRWRLEHGSDGRSPALLLEWVETGVENMPSDDAPAQGSGYGRELIERALPYQLKAKTTYEMGAGGIRCTILAPIAFDLGRNSPRLLLRPLLAWPFSLLRTIISSPTNWRARFHVPVRRWLGRSAP is encoded by the coding sequence ATGACAGGCCCGAGGAAGCAAGTGCTGGATCATGGGCAGTTAGTCAAGCGCCAGAAAGTCCTCGCCGACTTCGGGGAATTTGCGCTTCGCTCCGACGATCTGGATGCAGTCCTGCGCGAGGCCTGTCGTCTGGTCAGCGACGCAGTCGAAACGCGCCGCGCCAAGGTACTGGAAATTCAGGAGGGTGGTCAAAAGCTGCGCGTGCGAGCGGCAGTTGGCTGGGAGCCTGACATCGTCGGTCTCGAATTGCACATGGAGGACCATTCGTCGGAGACCTATTCAATCCGTACCGGCGAGCCCGTCATCACTCAGGACATCACAAAGGAAGAGCGGTTCAAAACGCCCGATTTCATGCGAGCGGCCGGTGTCGCCGCGCTCGCCAACGTTCCGATCTTCTTACCGGGCAACCGCACTTTCGGTCTGCTTCAGGTCGACGACGTCGAGCCAAGGGATTTCTGTGAGGAAGACACACAATTCCTCAGAACCTACGCCACGATCCTCGGTCCGGTGATCGACAGGCTCCACAAGATGCAGGCCCTTCAATCGACGACGGAACGCTTCGCTCTCGTCGTTGAGAATGCCCGCGACTATGCCATCTTCGTCGCGGACCCGCAGGATCGGATCGTCGACTGGCATAAGGGTGCTGAGAAAGTCTTCGGGTGGACGGCTAAGGAAGCCGCCGGAATGTCTTGCAGCGAACTCTTCACTCCCGAAGATCGGGCGAAGGGCGAGGATCGCAAGGAAATCGAGACGGCCAGACGCGAAGGTTCGGCTCCCGACGTGCGATGGCACGTGCGCAAGGATGGCTCGCAGGTTTTCGTTGACGGCTCGACCGTATGCCTGCGAAACCCGGACGGCTCGGTAAGAGGGTTCCTCAAGATCGGTCAGGATGTCACCGAGAAACATCGAACCGAACAGCGGCTTTCGGAAAGCGAAGCCTTGCAGCGATCGCTCATAGCGGGTGTTCCGCAACTGGTCTGGCGGGCGCGATCCGTTGGCCTTCGCATCTGGTCAAGCCCGCAGTGGGAACGGTTTACAGGACAACATAATCAAGACAGCCTTGGGATGGGTTGGCTGGCGGCCGTCCATCCCGACGATCGCGATCTGGTGACGGCGGCCTGGGAGGACGCGGAAGCCAAGGGTGGGCTCGATTGCGAATATCGTATCCGTCGCGCTTCGGATGGGGAATATATCTGGCACCACAGCCGCTCGCTTCCAGGAAGTGGCTTAGGGTTCGAGTGGCTCGGGACCTGTACTGATGTGCAGCAACTGAAGGAACTTCAGACCAGTCAGGAGGTCATGCTGGCGGAGCTACAGCACCGAACCCGCAACATCGTTGCGGTCATACGGTCGCTGTCGCTCAAGACGATCGAGTCAAGCCTGACGTTGGAAGACTTCGCCGAGGCTTTCAGTCACAGGCTTGCCGCTGTTGCTAGAGTCCAAAGTCTTCTCTCGCATCTGGGCGAATATGAACGGCTTACGCTCGATGATCGGCTTGAGGCGGAATTGGCCGCGCATGTCAGCGACAGGGAAAAGATAACGCTCGATGGACCGCCGGGCATCCGATTGCGGTCACGGGCGATCCAGACATTCGCCCTGGCGCTCCACGAACTGGCAACCAACGCTGTCAAATACGGAGCGCTGGCATCGGAGCAAGGCCGTCTTACGATCCGATGGCGTCTCGAGCATGGATCTGACGGCCGATCGCCAGCCTTGCTCCTGGAGTGGGTGGAAACCGGGGTTGAAAACATGCCGAGCGACGACGCGCCGGCGCAGGGCTCTGGCTATGGGCGGGAGCTCATCGAGCGCGCTCTCCCGTATCAACTCAAAGCTAAGACCACCTATGAAATGGGCGCCGGCGGCATCCGCTGCACAATTCTCGCTCCCATAGCTTTCGACCTCGGAAGGAATAGTCCACGATTACTGTTGAGACCCTTGCTGGCCTGGCCATTCTCGTTGTTGAGGACGATTATTTCATCGCCGACGAACTGGCGAGCTCGCTTTCACGTGCCGGTGCGCAGGTGGTTGGGCCGGTCGGCGCCTTGA
- a CDS encoding response regulator, which yields MASSLSRAGAQVVGPVGALSDALALLDETDHLDFVILDLNLDGESAIPIADALAARNAPFAFVTGYGSSGIPPRFKTVKRLDKPVEIARVVSLIKKGTGSST from the coding sequence CTGGCGAGCTCGCTTTCACGTGCCGGTGCGCAGGTGGTTGGGCCGGTCGGCGCCTTGAGTGACGCGCTTGCACTTCTCGACGAAACGGATCACCTGGACTTTGTTATACTTGACCTGAATCTCGATGGAGAGTCGGCTATCCCGATCGCAGACGCGCTGGCGGCTCGGAACGCACCCTTTGCATTCGTCACCGGTTACGGTTCCAGTGGAATCCCTCCGCGATTTAAGACGGTAAAGCGCCTCGACAAGCCCGTGGAGATAGCGCGGGTGGTTAGTTTGATAAAGAAGGGAACGGGATCTTCGACTTAA
- a CDS encoding DUF982 domain-containing protein: MKPDMFRQPVSVLVGLGFPVEVRSVMDAYRHLAEWPASLRDSAYSIALKACGAALRGEIEPETARGLYAAFAEKHDLLVPEDQVIAVSRMSRDRDPQLY; the protein is encoded by the coding sequence ATGAAGCCCGATATGTTCAGACAGCCTGTTTCGGTTCTTGTTGGTCTTGGATTTCCCGTTGAGGTCCGCAGCGTGATGGACGCCTACCGGCATCTCGCCGAATGGCCGGCGTCGTTGCGGGATAGTGCGTATTCCATCGCTCTCAAGGCTTGCGGTGCCGCGCTCCGCGGCGAGATCGAGCCGGAGACGGCACGCGGCCTGTACGCTGCGTTCGCTGAAAAACACGATTTGCTGGTGCCGGAAGACCAGGTCATTGCTGTCTCTCGGATGTCGCGGGACAGGGATCCTCAGCTGTACTGA